Sequence from the Amaranthus tricolor cultivar Red isolate AtriRed21 chromosome 1, ASM2621246v1, whole genome shotgun sequence genome:
TGATTCTTGCAATACTACAACACGCTCAGCAGGAACTGTAGAGGTATGGATTTTAGAGACTTTGTTTGCTAATACTGTGGTACGATTCCCTTCTTTATCTGACTAGTTACACTTCTACTACTCTTTTTGATCGTTTATGGTCTATATTGTTTGTCCAGGTGGTAGAAGAGTTAAAGAAACTGTCAGATATAGGATTCCCAATAATGGCCATGAGTTTGGTGGGCTACCTCAGAAATATGATTTTGGTTGTATGTATGGGGAAGCTTGGAAGTCTGGAGCTTGCAGGCGGTGCACTAGCCATTGGCTTCACCAACATCAGTGGTTACTCAGTTCTGTCGGGTCTAGCCATGGGAATGGAACCACTATGCAGCCAGGCTTTTGGTTCTCATAATATATCAGTTTTAAACATTACTCTAAGGAGAACAATAATAATGCTATTAACAGCTTCACTACCAATTGGGTTTTTATGGTTTAACCTTGAGCCTCTCATGATTATGCTTCATCAAGACATAGACATAACTCGTGTTGCGAGCCTCTATTGCCGGTTTGCAATCCCAGATCTGATTGCCAACAGTTTCCTTCATCCGCTTCGTATTTATCTACGTAGTAAAGGGACAAGCTGGCCACTGATGTGGTGCACTCTGCTTGCTGTTCTGCTGAATGTCCCCATAGCCATCCTTCTATCTTTTAAACTTCATCTAGGTGTTCCGGGGTTAGCTGTTGCCACCTTCATCACTGACTTTAATGCTGTTTTCTTCCTTCTCGTTTACATTTTCTACAAAAATTACAACAAAGAGCCAAGATGTGAACCTTTACTTTCACCAAGTTCTCCAGATTCAAAAATTTCATTAGGAGAGGAATGGGGAACTCTACTTAGAATTTCTTTGCCAAGTTGTCTAGGTGTCTGCCTCGAATGGTGGTGGTATGAGCTCATGACCCTTCTTGCGGGTTACCTTGAAAGACCACAAGTTACACTAGCAACCTCAGCTGTAGTGATACAAACAACTTCCCTCATGTACACCTTACCTACTGCTCTCAGTGCATCGGTGTCAACACGAGTAGGCCATGAGCTTGGAGCAGGTCTTCCTAAAAAGGCGTGTTTGACATCTAAGTTAGCGATAGCTTTAGCTCTATCAAGCTCAATTTTTGGT
This genomic interval carries:
- the LOC130817805 gene encoding protein DETOXIFICATION 55, translating into MLLPLQPTRKHLGLTDLLLHSPNTKDKNMVDSCNTTTRSAGTVEVVEELKKLSDIGFPIMAMSLVGYLRNMILVVCMGKLGSLELAGGALAIGFTNISGYSVLSGLAMGMEPLCSQAFGSHNISVLNITLRRTIIMLLTASLPIGFLWFNLEPLMIMLHQDIDITRVASLYCRFAIPDLIANSFLHPLRIYLRSKGTSWPLMWCTLLAVLLNVPIAILLSFKLHLGVPGLAVATFITDFNAVFFLLVYIFYKNYNKEPRCEPLLSPSSPDSKISLGEEWGTLLRISLPSCLGVCLEWWWYELMTLLAGYLERPQVTLATSAVVIQTTSLMYTLPTALSASVSTRVGHELGAGLPKKACLTSKLAIALALSSSIFGLLWTILGRKIWASLFTDDDKVLELTTAVLPIIGLCELANCPQTTACGILRGSARPSIGALINFYSFYIVGTPIAIVLGFVLKLGYSGLCYGLLAAQVVCAVSILTAIYKTNWEKESFKAMDLMGCAPAGKNRACYDDEPGYLAVVACLK